From the Micromonospora echinofusca genome, the window AGCGGCGACGACCTCCCGGCCGCTGGTCGTCCGGATCCGGACCGAGTCCAACTCGCCCTGCTCGTGGACGGCGGTCACCGTCGCCCCCTCGCCGGTGCGGGTGATGACCCGGTCACCGACGACGATGTCGCCCAGGCGGCGTCGAGAGCCATCCTCCAGCAGCACCAGGGCGTCGACGGACACCGGCTTACCCAAGCCGGGCGGCCCCGACAGGAGGATGTGGTCGGGCGGGGAGCCGCGCCGCATCGCGCCCTGGAGCAGCAGGTCGAGCTGGTCGCGCACGCGGTGCTGGGCGATGAACTCCTCCAGCCGCTTCGGCCGTACGGTGGCCTCCGCGTCCAGGTCGGCGTCGTGCACGTAGGCGGAGACCAGCCCGCCGTCGGGGCCCGTCACCGGGTGCGACCCAGCAGCCGGATGGCCTGCTTGAGCAGGACCGGCACCGGCGGGACGTCACCGTCGACGGTCTCCGCCACCGCGGCCACCGCCTGGTCGGCCTGCCCGGCCGTCCAGCCGAGCCCGACCAGCGCCTGCCGGACCTGCTCGGGCCAGGCCCCACCGGTGACCCCGGCCGCGCCGTCGGCGCCGACCGGCACCGGGCCGACACGGTCACGCAGCTCCAGCACCAGGCGCTCCGCGCCCTTCTTGCCGATGCCGGGCACCCGGGTCAGCGCGGCGGTGTCGGCGTTGGCGATCGCCTTGCGCACCGCGTCCGGGGTGTGCACGGCGAGCACCGCCTGGGCCAGCCGGGGGCCGACGCCGCTGGCGGTCTGGAGCAGCTCGAACAGCTGCTTGGCGTCGTCGTCGGCGAAGCCGTAGAGGGTCAGCGAGTCCTCCCGCACGACCAGGCTGGTGGCCAGCCGGGCGGGCTGGCCGATCCGCAGGTCGGCGAGGGTGCCGGGGGCGCACTGCACCGCCAGGCCCACCCCGCCGACCTCCACCACGGCGTGGTCCGGACCGGTCGCGGTCACCACCCCGCGCACGCTGGCGATCATCTGGCTCCTCCTCGTCGTACCCGGTCGGCCGCGGCGGCCAGCTTGGAGCGCGTCCCGCCGCGCCACACGTGACAGATGGCCAGGGCGAGGGCGTCGGCGGCGTCGGCCGGCTTCGGCGGCTCGGCCAGCCGCAGCAGCCGGGTCACCATGGCGGTCATCTGCGCCTTGTCGGCCTGACCGGAACCGGTCACGGCCGCCTTCACCTCGCTGGGCGTGTAGGTCTGCACGGGCAGCCCGGCGCGGGCGCCGGCGAGCACGGCGATCCCGCTGGCCTGGGCGGTGCCCATCACCGTACGGACGTTGTGCTGGCTGAAGACCCGCTCCACCGCGACGCTGTCGGGCCGGTGCTCGGCGACCAGGTCGGTGAGCGAGCGGTCCAGGTGCAGCAGGCGCAGCGGCAGCTCGTCGGCCGGGTCGGTGTAGACGACGTAGTAGGCGACCAGCGTGCAGGGCCGCCCCGGCACTCCCTCGACCACGCCGACCCCGCACCGGGTCAGCCCCGGGTCGACGCCCAGCACCCGCACGCCGCCTCCTCCCCCAGCCGTCAGCAGTACGTGTGTTCGACACCCTACCGAGCCGGGCGACACCCCGCCGCCGGGGACACGCCGGGCGTGCCGACACGCCGCCCGGGGAGCGCGGCAGCCACACACTCCGGCCGCCGAGTATGTGTCGTCGGCCCATGTGCGCCCGCATACACAGCTCGTAACTTCATGCGCCATGACGGCAGAACCCGTGGCGGTCCCCCACGTCGTACACGTCGACCTCGCTGGTCGTACCGCCCTGGTGACCGGGGGCGGCAGCGGCATCGGCCGGGCGTGCGCCCTGCGGCTGGCCGCCGCCGGCGCCGACGTCCTGGTGGTGGACCGCAACATCGAGGCGGCCAAGGCGGTGGCGGCGGAGGCCGGCGGGCGGGCCGAGGGCGTGGACCTGGCCGACCCGGACGCGGTGGACCGGCTCGACGCCGACGTGGACATCGTGGTGAACAACGCGGGCCTGCAACACGTGGCGCCGGTGCAGGAGTTCCCGGCGGAGCGCTTCGCCCACCTGCACCGGGTGATGGTGGAGGCGCCGTTCCTGATCATCCGCCGGGCCCTGCCGCACATGTACGCCCAGGGCTGGGGCCGGATCGTGAACATCTCCTCTGTGCACGGGCTGCGCGCCTCGCCGTACAAGTCGGCGTACGTCTCCGCCAAGCACGCGCTGGAAGGGCTGTCGAAGGTGGTCGCGCTGGAGGGCGCCCCGCACGGTGTCACCGCCAACTGCGTCAATCCGGCGTACGTGCGCACGGCGCTGGTGGAGAGCCAGATCGCCGACCAGGCCGCCAGCCACGGCATCCCCGAGGCCGAGGTGGTCGAGAAGATCATGCTGGCGCGGGCGGCGATCAAGCGGCTGATCGAGCCGGAGGAGGTGTCCGAGCTGGTGGCGTACCTCTGCTCCCCGCCGGCGGCGTTCATCACGGGCGCGTCCATCGCGCTCGACGGGGGCTGGACGGCCAACTAGTGGCAAGCCGCACAATGTCGGTCATGTCGTCACCGGTGGAATTCCTGGAGCTGCTCGCCCGCGAGGCCGCC encodes:
- the ruvA gene encoding Holliday junction branch migration protein RuvA; its protein translation is MIASVRGVVTATGPDHAVVEVGGVGLAVQCAPGTLADLRIGQPARLATSLVVREDSLTLYGFADDDAKQLFELLQTASGVGPRLAQAVLAVHTPDAVRKAIANADTAALTRVPGIGKKGAERLVLELRDRVGPVPVGADGAAGVTGGAWPEQVRQALVGLGWTAGQADQAVAAVAETVDGDVPPVPVLLKQAIRLLGRTR
- the ruvC gene encoding crossover junction endodeoxyribonuclease RuvC, which produces MRVLGVDPGLTRCGVGVVEGVPGRPCTLVAYYVVYTDPADELPLRLLHLDRSLTDLVAEHRPDSVAVERVFSQHNVRTVMGTAQASGIAVLAGARAGLPVQTYTPSEVKAAVTGSGQADKAQMTAMVTRLLRLAEPPKPADAADALALAICHVWRGGTRSKLAAAADRVRRGGAR
- a CDS encoding 3-hydroxybutyrate dehydrogenase; this encodes MTAEPVAVPHVVHVDLAGRTALVTGGGSGIGRACALRLAAAGADVLVVDRNIEAAKAVAAEAGGRAEGVDLADPDAVDRLDADVDIVVNNAGLQHVAPVQEFPAERFAHLHRVMVEAPFLIIRRALPHMYAQGWGRIVNISSVHGLRASPYKSAYVSAKHALEGLSKVVALEGAPHGVTANCVNPAYVRTALVESQIADQAASHGIPEAEVVEKIMLARAAIKRLIEPEEVSELVAYLCSPPAAFITGASIALDGGWTAN